A window of Mercenaria mercenaria strain notata chromosome 16, MADL_Memer_1, whole genome shotgun sequence contains these coding sequences:
- the LOC123541493 gene encoding arginine kinase-like — MAHHVSIQACIEQLDVEIGFRATDPDAYVTFGALFDPAIKDYHKIPMNADIRHPSPSFGSVDDLDIKDLDPDGKYVISTRVRVGRNLDGFPFQSLLSDDERAKVETRLKNTFGQLQLVKEYDGEYHSLETMTEAEEKNLIETHLLFNHSNSASRSAGVYRNWPMNRGIYINKTKTFLVWISETDHTRIISMQPGGRIDQVYSRLVEGVRIIEKQLRFAHSDRLGYITFCPTNLGTTLRASVHIKIPKLAANKEVLGKLCDDYNLQVRGIDGDGTGIFGDTFDISNKRRMGLTEIQAVVEMAAGVKAIINEEENL; from the exons ATGGCGCACCATGTTTCCATACAAGCAT GTATTGAACAACTTGATGTCGAAATTGGCTTTCGCGCAACCGACCCAGATGCGTATGTCACATTTGGGGCTCTGTTCGATCCGGCAATTAAAGACTACCATAAGATTCCTATGAATGCCGATATTCGTCATCCGTCTCCTTCTTTTGGCTCCGTTGATGATTTGGACATAAAGGACCTGGATCCTGATGGGAAATACGTTATATCCACTCGAGTCCGCGTAGGTCGCAACTTAGACGGTTTTCCGTTTCAGTCGCTATTGTCCGACGACGAAAGAGCCAAGGTTGAGACTAGGTTGAAGAACACCTTTGGTCAGCTTCAGCTAGTAAAGGAATACGATGGAGAATATCACTCGCTTGAGACGATGACTGAAGCAGAAGAAAAGAACCTGATTGAAACACATTTACTTTTCAACCACTCGAATAG CGCTTCCAGATCAGCCGGCGTTTACCGGAATTGGCCAATGAACCGTGGTATTTACATAAACAAGACGAAAACATTCTTAGTCTGGATCAGCGAAACAGATCACACACGTATAATCTCAATGCAGCCCGGCGGACGCATTGATCAAGTCTATTCGAGACTAGTAGAAGGTGTACGTATAATAGAAAAACAGCTCCGCTTTGCACACAGTGATCGTCTTGGTTACATAACCTTCTGCCCAACTAACCTTGGGACCACACTCAGGGCCTCAGTTCACATCAAAATCCCTAAGCTAGCTGCTAACAAGGAGGTTTTGGGAAAGCTGTGTGATGACTACAATCTACAAGTACGTGGGATAGATGGTGATGGTACCGGCATATTCGGAGATACATTCGATATAAGCAACAAACGTAGAATGGGCCTTACAGAAATACAGGCAGTGGTAGAAATGGCAGCCGGTGTAAAGGCCATCAtaaatgaagaagaaaatttaTAG